A genomic region of Stenotrophomonas sp. NA06056 contains the following coding sequences:
- a CDS encoding Tex family protein translates to MHDAKHAQRQIAQQIAQTIADEIGAQTAQVSAAVGLLDEGASVPFIARYRKEVTGGLDDTQLRNLETRLTYLRELEDRRAAVLTSIGEQGKLSDELRNEILAADTKSRLEDLYLPYKPKRRTRAQIAREAGLEPLADGLLGDPTQDPQVFAATFVDADKGVADTKAALEGARAILMERWGEDATLVGELRSWLSEQGVIRARVAEGKETEGAKYRDYFEHAESLAKIPSHRLLALFRARREEILFLELDPGKDAEAGHQYAEGRVAHNAGIRDAGRPGDRWLLDACRLTWRAKLHMHLLLDLFNQAREKAEAEAIAVFGDNLKDLLLAAPAGPKSVLGLDPGIRTGCKIAVVDATGKLVATDTIYPHEPRRQWDQSLQTIKQLCAKHNVQLIAIGNGTASRETDKLAGEAIKALGDNAPQKIVVSEAGASVYSASETAAKEFPDLDVSIRGAVSIARRLQDPLAELVKIEPKAIGVGQYQHDVDQYRLARALDARVEDCVNAVGVYVNTASAALLSRVSGLSSTVAENIVRHRDDNGPFKRRKDLLKVSRLGEKTFEQCAGFLRIADGDQPLDASSVHPEAYPVVERIVASTARPIKALIGDGSFLRGLKAEQFTDETFGVPTVRDILKELEKPGRDPRPEFKAARFADGVEDIKDLREGMVLEGVVSNVAAFGAFVDIGVHQDGLIHISALSDTYVKDPRDVVKAGDIVKVKVLEVDVPRKRIALTRRLDDTPGQATSRPGSRDERSQGQPPRRDAGNPGQGRGQGRNQGSGGRPAQASPPANNALAEAFARAKRS, encoded by the coding sequence ATGCACGACGCCAAGCACGCCCAGCGCCAGATCGCTCAGCAGATCGCCCAGACCATCGCCGATGAAATCGGTGCCCAGACCGCCCAGGTCAGCGCCGCCGTCGGTCTGCTCGATGAAGGCGCCAGCGTTCCGTTCATCGCCCGCTACCGCAAGGAAGTCACCGGCGGTCTGGACGACACCCAGCTGCGCAACCTGGAAACACGCCTGACCTACCTGCGCGAGCTGGAAGACCGCCGTGCTGCGGTGCTGACCAGCATCGGCGAGCAGGGCAAGCTCAGCGACGAGCTGCGCAACGAGATCCTCGCTGCCGACACCAAGAGCCGGCTGGAAGATCTGTACCTGCCGTACAAGCCCAAGCGTCGCACCCGCGCGCAGATCGCGCGTGAAGCCGGGCTGGAGCCGCTGGCCGACGGCCTGCTGGGCGATCCGACGCAGGACCCTCAGGTCTTTGCCGCCACCTTCGTGGATGCCGACAAGGGCGTAGCCGATACCAAGGCCGCGCTGGAAGGGGCCCGCGCGATCCTGATGGAGCGCTGGGGTGAGGACGCCACGCTGGTGGGTGAACTGCGCAGCTGGTTGAGCGAGCAGGGCGTGATCCGTGCCCGCGTTGCCGAAGGCAAGGAAACCGAGGGCGCCAAGTACCGCGATTATTTCGAACACGCCGAGTCGCTGGCGAAGATCCCCTCGCACCGGTTGCTGGCGCTGTTCCGCGCGCGCCGCGAGGAGATCCTGTTCCTGGAACTGGACCCGGGCAAGGATGCGGAGGCGGGACATCAGTACGCCGAAGGGCGGGTGGCGCACAACGCCGGCATTCGCGATGCGGGGCGTCCGGGTGATCGCTGGCTGCTGGATGCCTGCCGCCTGACCTGGCGGGCCAAGCTGCATATGCATCTGCTGCTGGACCTGTTCAACCAGGCCCGCGAGAAGGCTGAGGCCGAAGCCATCGCAGTGTTCGGCGACAACCTCAAGGATCTGCTGCTGGCCGCGCCGGCCGGCCCGAAAAGCGTGCTGGGACTGGACCCGGGCATCCGCACCGGCTGCAAGATCGCCGTGGTCGACGCCACCGGCAAGCTGGTCGCCACCGATACCATCTACCCGCATGAACCCCGCCGGCAGTGGGATCAGTCGCTGCAGACGATCAAGCAGCTGTGTGCCAAGCACAACGTACAGCTGATCGCGATCGGCAACGGTACTGCCAGCCGCGAGACCGACAAGCTGGCGGGTGAAGCCATCAAGGCCCTGGGCGACAACGCACCGCAGAAAATCGTGGTCAGTGAAGCCGGGGCGTCGGTGTACTCGGCGTCGGAAACGGCGGCCAAAGAGTTCCCTGACCTGGACGTGTCGATTCGTGGCGCAGTATCGATTGCCCGCCGTCTGCAGGACCCGCTGGCCGAGCTGGTGAAGATCGAGCCGAAAGCGATCGGCGTGGGGCAGTACCAGCACGATGTGGATCAGTACCGCCTGGCGCGTGCGCTGGATGCGCGCGTGGAGGACTGCGTGAACGCCGTTGGCGTGTACGTCAACACGGCGTCGGCGGCACTGCTGTCGCGCGTGTCGGGCCTGTCGTCGACGGTGGCCGAGAACATCGTGCGCCACCGCGATGACAACGGTCCGTTCAAGCGTCGCAAGGACCTCTTGAAGGTGTCGCGATTGGGCGAGAAGACGTTCGAACAATGTGCGGGCTTCCTGCGTATCGCCGATGGCGATCAGCCGCTGGATGCGTCGTCGGTGCATCCGGAAGCCTACCCGGTGGTCGAGCGCATCGTGGCCAGCACCGCGCGTCCGATCAAGGCGTTGATCGGCGACGGCAGTTTCCTGCGCGGGTTGAAGGCCGAGCAGTTCACCGACGAGACATTCGGTGTGCCGACTGTGCGCGACATCCTCAAGGAACTGGAAAAGCCTGGCCGTGATCCGCGCCCGGAATTCAAGGCCGCCCGTTTCGCCGATGGCGTCGAGGACATCAAGGACCTGCGCGAGGGCATGGTGCTGGAGGGAGTGGTCAGCAACGTGGCCGCATTCGGTGCGTTCGTCGATATCGGCGTGCACCAGGATGGCCTGATCCACATCTCGGCGCTGTCGGACACCTACGTGAAAGATCCGCGCGACGTGGTCAAGGCCGGCGACATCGTCAAGGTGAAGGTGCTGGAGGTGGATGTGCCGCGCAAGCGGATCGCCCTGACCCGTCGTCTGGACGATACGCCCGGCCAGGCCACCAGCCGCCCGGGCAGCCGTGACGAACGCAGCCAGGGTCAGCCGCCGCGTCGCGACGCTGGCAACCCCGGGCAGGGGCGTGGCCAAGGCCGCAACCAGGGCAGTGGTGGGCGCCCGGCACAGGCTTCGCCGCCCGCCAACAATGCCCTGGCCGAGGCGTTCGCCCGGGCCAAGCGCAGCTGA